In Apilactobacillus bombintestini, one genomic interval encodes:
- the mltG gene encoding endolytic transglycosylase MltG, whose translation MGVDKSSNDFEEKRTNLGKKIFLSIIAILLVLGVCIFIFGHQYLKESLKPLNPNNKSVIQVKIPMGASDKKIGSILQDKKIVKSGMVFNYYVNSNHYSDLKAGYYELSPSMSLKAIANKLRSGGSDQPLQGVYGRLLVREGDNINDIANTVEKRSRYSSDDFKKLMVNKDFLNSLKKKYPKLLASAFKSKKNKYVLEGYLYPATYNSQNNVSLKTIVEQMVGKTNQELKPYFKKIKSKSLTINQALTLASFVESQHVSKDNGQKIAGVLYNRYNNDLPLEVKSSVMYANNKDSQKELVKKDYKNKSAYNLFIYKGLGPGPIGNPTITSLSAILNPKDMDKGYLVYKVNAKNKKVNYYSYSMSSN comes from the coding sequence TTGGGTGTAGATAAAAGCTCCAATGATTTCGAAGAGAAGCGCACTAATTTAGGAAAAAAGATTTTCTTAAGTATAATAGCAATATTATTGGTGCTAGGAGTATGTATTTTTATATTCGGGCATCAATATCTTAAGGAATCATTGAAACCATTGAATCCTAATAACAAATCCGTGATTCAAGTTAAAATTCCAATGGGTGCTTCTGACAAAAAGATTGGATCTATTTTACAAGATAAAAAGATTGTTAAGAGTGGAATGGTATTTAACTACTACGTAAATAGTAACCATTACTCTGATTTAAAAGCTGGTTACTACGAATTATCGCCTTCTATGAGTTTAAAAGCTATCGCTAATAAACTTCGCAGCGGTGGTTCGGATCAACCGTTGCAAGGTGTCTATGGCAGATTGTTAGTTCGTGAAGGTGATAATATAAATGATATTGCTAACACGGTAGAAAAACGTAGTAGATATTCAAGCGATGATTTTAAAAAATTAATGGTTAATAAGGACTTTTTGAATAGTTTAAAGAAAAAATATCCTAAGTTACTAGCTTCTGCTTTTAAATCAAAGAAGAATAAATATGTACTAGAAGGATATTTATATCCCGCTACCTATAATTCACAAAATAATGTTTCATTGAAAACTATAGTTGAACAAATGGTAGGTAAGACTAATCAAGAACTTAAACCTTACTTTAAAAAGATTAAAAGTAAGTCATTAACTATTAATCAAGCATTGACATTAGCATCATTTGTAGAATCACAACATGTTAGCAAGGATAACGGTCAAAAAATAGCTGGAGTATTGTACAATCGTTATAATAACGATTTACCCCTTGAAGTTAAATCATCAGTTATGTATGCTAATAATAAAGATTCTCAAAAGGAACTAGTTAAAAAAGATTATAAGAATAAGTCCGCTTATAATTTATTTATATATAAAGGATTAGGACCTGGCCCAATTGGCAATCCGACAATTACTTCTTTATCAGCTATTTTAAATCCAAAAGATATGGATAAAGGGTATTTAGTATATAAAGTAAATGCAAAAAATAAAAAAGTTAATTACTATAGTTATTCAATGAGTTCTAATTAA
- the udk gene encoding uridine kinase, with amino-acid sequence MVEKKKRPVVIGVTGGSGSGKTTVSRAIFNQLLGHSIMILQQDSYYKDQSNKTMAEREETNYDHPLAFDSDLLLEHLHKLLNYEPIEKPVYDYTKLNRSSETVTQEPRDVIILEGILILDDKRLRDLMDIKVFVDTDDDIRILRRIQRDTKERGRTLDEVIQQYLETVRPMYNQFVEPSKRYADIIVPEGGKNQVAIDLLTTKIQSILVKHGNNKVLNNIDTTI; translated from the coding sequence ATGGTAGAAAAAAAGAAACGTCCCGTTGTAATTGGTGTTACAGGTGGTTCAGGTAGTGGTAAAACTACAGTTAGTAGAGCAATTTTCAATCAATTGTTAGGTCACTCTATTATGATTTTGCAACAAGATTCTTACTACAAGGATCAATCAAATAAAACAATGGCTGAAAGAGAAGAAACTAACTATGATCATCCATTGGCTTTTGATAGTGATTTGTTACTAGAACATTTGCATAAGCTTTTAAATTATGAACCAATTGAAAAACCAGTTTATGATTATACTAAGCTAAACCGTAGTTCTGAAACAGTTACACAAGAACCACGTGATGTTATTATCTTAGAAGGTATTCTTATTTTGGATGATAAGCGTTTAAGAGATTTAATGGATATCAAGGTGTTCGTTGATACTGATGATGATATTCGTATTTTAAGACGTATTCAAAGAGATACTAAGGAACGTGGAAGAACTCTTGATGAAGTTATTCAACAATACTTGGAAACTGTTAGACCAATGTACAACCAATTTGTTGAACCAAGTAAGCGTTATGCTGACATCATTGTTCCAGAAGGTGGAAAGAACCAAGTGGCAATTGATTTATTAACCACTAAGATTCAATCTATCCTAGTAAAACATGGTAATAATAAAGTATTAAACAATATTGATACTACAATCTAA
- the greA gene encoding transcription elongation factor GreA: MAKDETYPMTLEGKQKLEDELEDLRLNQRPKIIERIKIARSYGDLSENSEYESAKNEQSMMEGRISTIEHMLQYAEVVENDDVDDDLVNVGKKVTFKELPDEDPETYQIVGAAEADPMSGKISNDSPIAKGLLGHRVDDEVSIEIPAGEMKVKIISVE, from the coding sequence ATGGCAAAAGATGAAACATATCCAATGACCCTTGAAGGGAAACAAAAACTTGAAGATGAACTTGAAGATTTAAGATTAAATCAAAGACCAAAGATTATCGAAAGAATTAAGATTGCCAGAAGTTATGGTGATTTATCAGAAAATTCTGAATATGAATCTGCTAAAAATGAACAAAGTATGATGGAAGGTCGTATTTCTACTATTGAACATATGCTTCAATATGCTGAAGTTGTGGAAAATGATGACGTTGACGATGATTTAGTTAACGTTGGTAAGAAAGTTACTTTCAAAGAACTTCCTGATGAAGATCCAGAAACATACCAAATCGTTGGTGCTGCTGAAGCTGATCCAATGAGTGGTAAGATTTCAAATGATTCTCCAATTGCTAAGGGATTACTAGGACACCGTGTTGATGACGAAGTTTCTATTGAAATCCCAGCTGGTGAAATGAAAGTTAAAATCATTAGTGTTGAATAA